AGTCCCTTGATAAACGCCACTGTCATTTGGGCGTTGAACCAGGCATCTTCTCCATAGCACTCTTCAGTCCTGCCCCAGCGCGGGTCCCTACCCAGGTCGGCATTAGGTGCCCGTACCACCAGTCCTCCTCTTTTGTATTTGGGACTTTGAAAAGCATATCTGGCTTCAATGCTTTCTATTTTAGCCACTTTTTTTATTACGGATAGATCCCAGGAAGAAGCAAGTCCTATAGCCTGAGGGAAAGTAGTGGTTGGTACAGGATTATCTCTGCCCCACTTCCCCGGGCCTCCCAAGGCCAGCCCATGCAGCCCTTCGACATGGCCTGTTCCTTCGATCCCCAGTCTTTTAACGGTAGGATTGGTCGTAAGACATTGCACCTTCTCATCCAGGGTCATGAGAGAAAGGGCATTACTTATCCTTTCTTCTACAGGCAGCTCCGGGTTTTGGAATGGGTACTTATATTGGCAAAAGGCTGACAAGCTGCATATGAGTATGCAACCTGTCAGCCAGTATTTGATTTTCATCGGTTCTATAACTTTATTGTAATGGTTTATAAACCACTAATCTGCCATGAAACGCCGTAGGAAGCAGCATTAACCACCTTTCCGTCCTTGCCAACGGTAACTGTCTCCAGTTTCTCTTTTCCAGGCAGATATACATATCCTTTGGCTTCCCCTCCTTTGTTTTTGCTGAATACTTTAAGTTCCAGTTTAGACCAGTCCATTTCTTTGGTTGACTGTGCCAGCTTAATATGAGGGATTACTGATCCATCCCTTACCAGCATTACAACAGGGATTTTTCCTGCATCGATATGGTGCCAGCCACCGCTATAAGTTTTCCCGGTCTGGTAATCGATCCAGTCTCCTTTTGGTAAATAAACATCGCGGCTGGTTACATCCTCAAACAATGGAGCTACCAGTATGTCAGAGCCAAACAGGTACTGATCATCCACCAGCCATGAGCCTGGATCATCAGGAAACTCAACAAATAGTGCACGTACCATCGGAAGGCCATTCTCACTGGAGTGTTTTGCCTGCGCATAAATGTATGGCATAAGCTGGTATCTCATGTTATCTGCCAGCCTGAAAGCATCCATAAAGTCTTTGCCAAACTCCCATGGCTCTGTTGGTGGCTCGCCATGGCTTCTTACGTGTGATGTAAGCATACCAAATGGAGTCCATCTTCTGTAAAGGTTTTCAGGTGTTGCAGTTACGAAACCTCCAATATCATGCGACCAGAACGAAAAACCTGACAAACCGAAAGAAAGGCCTGCTCTCAGGGTTGAAGCCATAGCGGAATTGGTGGTTGCCGGGTCACCTCCCCAATGTACGGGATAACGCTGACTTCCTGCCCAGGCACTTCTGGCCCAGATAAATCCGTGTCCCGTTTTTTCTTTCGTGATGTCAGCTACCGCTTTGTTATATCTGAGCGGGAACAGGTTATGCTCATAAAAGCCGGTTTTACCAGATTTGTAGATGCCTGTAGCAGGAGCAGCCTCACCAAAATCCACTTTGATAACTGCGACACCTTCATCCAACAAGTTGCCAATTTTATTTTGGTACCACTTTACAGTCTCAGGGTTGGAGAAGTCCAGTACTGCATCTTCATAGGGAATGTTTCCTTTTTTGTCTTTTACTACAAGGTCATTTTCCACTAACTCTTTGAAAAGGGTGTTCTGAGGTGTAAAATATGGCAATTGCCACAGACAGATCTCGAAGCCATCCTTGTTAAGATCTTTGATCATTTTAGGAGCGTCAACAAAACGATCGGTCGCAAATTGATAATCACATCTCCAGTCAACACCAAACCATCCGGTATCGAAATGGATCACATCTGAGGGTATTTTGTGCTTTCTCAGGTTCGCAGCCACTTTTCTTCCGTCTGCTTCTGAGAAATAAGTAATACGACTCATCCAAAAACCGAACGACCACAATGGAGGCATGGGTGCTTTTCCGGTAAGGTCGGTGTACTCGTCAAGGATTTCTTTCGGAGTACCTATGAATACAAACAAATCCAGTTCATCATCACCGATCATCATGCTGTTGGCACTGTTGAAATATTTACCAAAGTCGCATGTTATCGGGCTGGAATGGTGCATGAATACACCATATCCTCTGCTGCTCATGTAGAAAGGTATGGGCTTATACATACTTTCATTTTGCACTCCATTGGCATCATCAGTCCATAAGGTAACTTTCTGCCCTCTCTTATCAAATGCCTTGAAAGACTCCCCACATCCGAAAATCTTTTCACCTGGCGAAAGATTGAAAACAGCATCCATACTACGTGAATAATCCTCCGCTTTTCGCACATAAGAAAAAGGTGTAACGGGTGTATAGGTGTTTTTTACATCGTTTTTATGAACAGTATGTGTGAGGAGTTTACCAGTTGCATCATAAATGTAAATGTGCCAGGGTTTCTCAGTGATCACGATCCTTCCAAACTGGCTTGTATACTCATGTCCCTCTGCCACTTTTGCATATCTCCATGAAGTTTTGTCTACCGGTGCTTTTCCACCAACCAACATCAGTGACTCTCCGCTTTTCGCAAACTGCGGTCCCGATGTCAAGCGTATACGTAGTGCTTTAGCAGATACAAACTCTATTGAAAATGGATGTTCCGGAGAAGCAGCATATTCTGTTGTAGGAAATTCGTTGGCCTCTACAGGAGACAGCCCCACCAACATATTGTTAAATGCCTGCCTGGTAGTAAGGTTATGTCTTTTAAATTGAATAGTTCCTTTTCCGGAATTCGGGTCAAAGCTGGTAAGGTCGTCAGCCAGATAATAGGTGTTCCTTACATCGGTAAAATCCTCGCTTACATCAGGCGGCTCGTTGAGCACTCCCGAGTTCTGCCATTGTGCAAAGCCTATCTCGTGGCCAAAAACCCCAACGCACACTATCAACATCGTTTTATATCTCTTTAAAAAACCCATCTTCGTATGTTTAATTGTTGTTTAGTTTATTACCTTATTATTTCTATAATGATTTTATCACGATTTCTCCGCTTTTCAACCCATCAGAAGCAGCTCTAACGATGATTTCTCCGGCTTTCCGGTCTGCCTGGATCACTACGAGGCACTTTCCATTGAACATCTGCATTTTATCGCCCTTTAAAGACAAATGGCTGGTGGGATCACCATTATCCACACCCACAATTTTCCCAGGGCCTTCGACTGAAAAATGTATTTCATTAGCTCCAACCGGCACCGGGGTATTGTCTTTATCCAGAATCTCTACTGTTATAAAACTGAGGTCTTTCCCATCGGCTGAAATTTCACTGCGGTCTGGTGATAACTTAACAGCTATTGGTTCATCTGCAGTTATTACTGTTTTTTCAAGAACGGGCTCTCCGCTTTTCCTGGAAACCGCTTTAAGCACACCCGGTGCATAAGCTACCCTCCACATTACATGCAGGTCTTCCCCTTTCTTACTTTTGGTTCCTAAAGATTTACCATTGAGGAATAGCTCCACTTCATCCGCATGATTGTAGTAAGCCCATACATCCACGGAGTCCCTGCCTTCCCAGTTCCAATGTGGAAATACATGAAGCACATCATTATCACTCCATTCGCTTTGGTACATGTAATAGGAGTCTTTAGGGAAACCTGCCAGGTCTACAATACCGAAATAAGAGCTCCTTGACGGCCAGGCATATGGTGTAGGTTCCCCTAGATAGTCGAAGCCTGTCCATATAAACATACCTGAAAGAAAATCATGCTTTTTTATGATCTTCCAGGTCTCTTCGTGAGTGGAACCCCATGGCGTACTGACCTGATCATAGGCTGATACGGTATTGCCCGGGTTACCCTCTACAAATAGCTTATCCCACTGGATAGGCCACCTTTTCGTGGTATCGGACTTCTGATCGTAATATCCCCTTGTTGCCAGTGCAGAAGTGGTTTCTGTTGCAATAAATGGGGTACTGGGATATTCGTTATTATGCGACTCATACTTGTCATGAGCATAGTTGTACCCGATCAGATCCAGCGTTCCTGACAAGGCTATGGTATTGCCTTTATTAGGAGGATTCATCGCCGAGGTAATCGGGCGGTCGTCCAGTGATCTCACAATTTGTGTTAGCTCTCTGGCCAGGCTATCACCTACAGGATGCCACTGGTCTGTAATTTCATTACCTATACTCCACACAAAAACACTGGGATGGTTTCTATCCCTTTTAATATGGTCTGTCAGATCTCGTACATGCCATTCGTCCCAATAGACTGAATAATCGTACTCAGATTTTTTCATACTCCACATATCAAAGGTCTCGTCCATCACCAGCAATCCCATTTGATCGCATAGATCCAACAGTTCAGGTGTCGGTGGATTATGAGATGTCCTGATTGCATTCACTCCCATTTCCTTCATGATCTCCAACTGTCTCTCAATTGCCCTTGTATTTACAGCAGTTCCAAGACAGCCCAGGTCATGGTGCAGACACACGCCTTTGATCTTAACTTGCTCACCGTTGAGGGCAAAACCTTTATGCTGATCAAAGCTGAAAGATCTTATGCCCAGTGGTGTGGTATAAGTATCCACTTTTTCACCATTTAAACTGATCTCGGTAAGTATAGTATACAAATTGGGATCATTGAGGCTCCATAGTTCAGGGGTGCTTATAATAATTTCCTGATCCAGAACAGCTTCACTCTCTGACAATTCCAAAGGGGATGAGGCTTCCGCAACTATTTTATTGTCTTTATCCTTTATGGAGGTATGGACACTGGCCTTTGCAGGCTCGCCTGTTGTATTCAATACGGTGGTTTGCACTTTAACCAGGGCTCGTTCTTTGGTAATTTCAGGAACTTTCACATAGGTACCCCATTGGGACACATGTATTGGGTTGGTTATCACAAGCCATGTATTCCTGTAAATACCGCTTCCTGAGTACCACCTGGAGTTAGGCTGCTTTGAGTTATCTACCTTTACAGCTACTGTATTTGGTTCTTCCCCATAATTGAGGTGAGGGGTCAGGTCATACTCAAATGAAATATACCCAAACGGCCTTTTCCCGAGATAATGTCCATTGATCCATACTTCGCTATTCATATAGATACCATCAAACCGGAGGTATACTTTTTTACCTTTAGTTGCCTCATCCAGTTTAAATACTTTCCTATACCACCCTATGCCCCCAGGAAGAGCACCACCGCCTTCAGTGGCAGGGTGCTCTCTGGAGAATTCCCCTTCAATGCTCCAATCATGGGGGACATATAACTTTCGCCAGGATGTATGGTCATATCCAATAGTACTGGCATCCATTGCACTGTCCGCCAGTGTAAAATGCCAGCTATCATTAAAATTTTGTGTAATTCTTGTTTGGTTGGCTTTCTGGCATGATACAACTGCCAGGGCCAACAGACATACTGATAAAATCTTATGTAAATGATTCACGCGCTATATCAATTTATTCTCCCAAAGCAGATACGATCGCTTCAACCGCATCTGCATGCACTGTTACTCCTGAATTTCTGTTAAATAAGCCATAGCCATAATTGCCAGTATGTCCGTTATCCCAATAAACCGGCACCATTCCATTGCTCAATGCTGCCGACGTTACATAGTTCAGGTAATAATTTCTTGAAGCCACGTGCTCTTCATAGTTTGAATTTATAGGATTAGTTTTAAGTATAGAGCCAAACTCTCCCAGGATTACTCCATAGCCGTTGTCAACAAAGTTTGTTTTCATTTTACCAAACTGCTCATCTACCCAGGCTTCATCTCCCCATCCGGCATGCGCAGCACTACCTGAGTTAGCGACACCCCAAAGAGATACCTGGTCGGTTTCCTGCAAGGCAAGCTCATAGGGATCATAGAAGTGAACCTCCACCATAAGCCTGTCATCAGTATCATCGGTGGGAATAACCATATGATCCACTCCATAAGAGATATTGGTCACATAGGTCTGAACAATAATATGACGATAAGTATTTCTACCTCCGGTAGCTCTTACTGTATTTACAAAGGTCTGGTTAAAAGAATTTTGCACCTCTGCATATTCAGTTGTTGGTTCATTAAAATTCCCGTCTTCATGCACTTCATTTGTCCCCGCAAAAAGCAGACGGTCATCGTAATTTCTAAAGAATTTGGCAATCTGCTTCCACATAATTCCAATCCTTTCATTGATAGCGTCCTGCTGATCATATGTGGTATGATCCATCCAGCCTCCATCCCAGTGGATATTGATCATAACAAACATGTCGTTATCCAGAGCATAATTTACTACTTCCTCAACACGTAGTTTCCACTCATAGCTGATTTTGTATGTAGCAGGATCGTCAAACATATGCGACCATGAAACCGGAATTCTTATGGTATTGAATCCTGCTGCTTTTACAGAATCAATCAGTGTTTTGGTAACTACCGGGTTACCCCATGAGGTTTCGTTTCCTGACAACTCTCCGCCACCATTATTAGAAATTGCTTCCAAAGAGTTACCCACATTCCACCCCACTCCCATTAATTCTGTAAGTTGCACCGAGGTCAGGTCTCTCATATCCGTGTTATCCGGATCAATATAATCCGGTAATTCAGGCTCTACGGGTTCTTCATCAATGGTGCCTGCTGCCTGATTTACTGTAATCTGTATGGTATCTGCTCCCTCACTGGCCAGCTTTAAGATCATGCTCCGAGCTGCGGTAGTTTCATTGGCATCGGCTGTGACCTGAACGGTAACATTACCCTTTGACGTATGAATATTTGGTCTGCTCCACAGGTCAACATTATAGTCAAACTTCCACACTACGTTACTGGTGATCTGCAATTCTTTGCTTCCGCCTTCCGCATCAAAATCTAAAATAACAGGACTTGCCGCAAGCTCGGCTTCCGTCTTTTCTATAACTTCTCCTTCGTCATCACCACAGCTACTTAAGGGTAATGTTATTCCACATAATATTATCAGCAAGCCGCCAAGGTGTGCCAGATATTTCATTCTTCGCTTTTCCATAAATTTCATTTTGCTCAAAATCTTTTTTAAGGACTTTGAAAATATCTACTTTCAAAGCCCTTGTTTTTCCTTCATTAAAACCCTTCGACTGATTTAAAATCAGGTATAGTCCTATTCTTGTCAATGGGTCAGTACAGGGTAATATTGTCAATCGTGGCCGTCACAGCTCCGATATCATCGATATCCGCGGCCATACCACTCATGTCAATTACAAATACCAGGGCAGTTTCATAGAGGCTTCCCGGTTCGGCATAAACAGTATAAGTTCCATTACCTGTTACAGTAACTTCTCCCGGTCCACCACCCCAATATTGAGCTGACCAGTCTGCATCAGCTAGACCAATGGCGGTATTGTAGCTGCCTGAGGCACCCCCAGCCAATGTAATACCCTGAAGAGTGAATGTTATTTCGATCCTATTGCTGAAAACAATAGCCACCGGATCTAAAGGAGGATCTGCCTTTGTAGAACCGAAATCATTGTATAGTTCCAATCTCAGATTGCCATTGTCTTCCAGGTCACCGAAAGCCAGTTTTGCGTTATTAAAAGGAACCACCGTACCTTCAGATCCACCTCCGGCGTCTGCCTGAAGCAGCAGGTGATACGCCAAATACTGATCTTTTCCATCTATGCGCACACCTACCCACATGCCAGTTACGGCACCTGTTTGATCCTTTTCAAGTTTAAGTATCCTCCATTGATTGTCGGTAGAAGTATGCAATGTTATAACGCTTCCAATATTAAAGGACGGCGTGACACCCGTGAAAGTATAGAATCCTTTATCATTCAAAGTATAGGTGCCGTTAGATGTATTACCATCCGGATCAACGTATTCAACGGTGTAATCGGCAGAGTTGAAGGTCAGTGAGAAGTCCTCATATGTAGCCGGAACACTTTCGTCAAAGCCTGTTGAATCGGGATAGCTGGCAGGCGATGACCAACTGTAAAGTATAGAACCATCAAGTCCTGCATAGTTAAACGGTGTCTCGGGTGATAGCACCCATGTTAGCTCGTTGTCAACAATAGAAGATACATCATCCATCCATCCATCAGGCAAGTCTGGCTCCGGATCCGGGGTATCGGCAGGTACCCATTTATCTGAGTACTCTTTAGAAATATAATTGAATACAAGCATGGCTTCGCCATCGCACGATGCACTTCTTACAAAACCCAGTTGCATATAATCTTCTGTAAGAGAAAAGATTCTTGCTGAACCCCAATTGGTTACACAGGCATCGGTATTAGGAGAGTGCAGGGTGGTAACATCACTGGTAGTTAACCTGTAACTGCCTGCATCCAGAAAATAGGTGCCACTCTCCTGCCCCCTTGCAGGGATCATTTTATGGTCTGCCGTAAGGAACGCTCCACCTTCCAGACTAAAGGTCATCTCACCATAATCACCCAAATCAGCAAGCCACTGATTACCTTGCCAGTCCGGCTCCCAACTCCAGCAATCGCCGTCTTCTACCAGACATTCTCCCTGCCAGCCATTATCGGTACCAAAGAAGTACTGTGGCCCTGAAAAGTATTTTGAAACACCCTCAGCATTTAAGTCAAGAACCCATGTTTTTGAATGTCCTACTCCGCCACCGGTAAGCAGGCTCCATAAAGGGTGGTCTACATAGCTTAAGTTCTGAGTGGTGATGTTCAGCACAACTGTATCCGCACTTACATATCCTCCACCGCTTTGTACACCATAAACAAACTTATAGGTGCCTTCAAAAGGTAGCAACACTGTATCTTTTATCCTGGTAGACCTTCCCATTGGTGTTGTCCACAAAGGTGTTGCGTTAGGCGTTAAACTCTCCAGTATGATCATATTGGGATCATCAGGATTTTGCGTTATTTCATACTGCAGGTTCTCAACAGGGAGTATCTCTCCCAATTCATACTCATCCTGACAGGCCGTAAATATCAAACCTACGGACATGATGAAAAACCAGTATTTGAAAATATTTCGTTTCATAATCATGTTTTTAAAGATTTATTTTATTCCCATCCCGAATTTTGTATCAACACTCCACTTGAACGCGTAACCTGATTCTGAGGGATCATTTGAAAGCCTCTGGTATCTATTACGTTAGCTGCCAGGATAGATTTATCAGCCGGCACTCCACCATTCATAACTGTAGTCTCTTCCGCAATTGCTTCTGCTGCTACATTAACTCCCTGGCGTAGAAGGTCCCAGTACCGGATACCTTCAAGGGCAAATTCCAATCTCCTCTCTTTCATTATGTTATTGAATGTAGCCGGAAGTGATGTCAGACCAGCCCTGTCTCTCACCTCATCAAAGTAGCTTTGAGCACTGGCGCTTCCCAACTCTGCCGCCATTAGCAGTACATCTGCATAGCGTATTACAACATAATCCTGGTATTGGCCGATCTGAAAATTTAAAGCTCCGTTGGCTACCGCTACATCGGTTCCATCCGGGTTGGCCAGCGGTATATATTTCTTACCGGTGTAACCGGTATATTCTCTCTGATCTTCATTATCAAAATCCAGTCCCTCTTCTTCAATGGCAATGATGGAAGCTTCTTTTCGGACATCTTCATCGTCATATGTCATATAAAGGTCAGGGCTTACCGTACAGGCTCCCCACCCGCTACCGTAAGGGCTGAAATACTGGCTTCTGAAGCCCAACAGGACTAACCAATGGTTTCCATCCGTATTGCCATCGTAATCTGAAGTAATGTTGTATTTAATAGCGAATACCGTTTCTGCATTATCCTTACCAGCGTATGTTGTAGTAAGGCCTTCTCCTTCCGGTGCTGAGGATGCAGCTGGCCATAGATTTTTAAAATCCTCTATTAAACTGTAAGAGCCTTTTGCAATAACATCTTCGAGCCCTTGTAATGCCTGAGCTTTTGACACCACTCCTACAAGGTCACTACTTCCATAATATCCGGTGTAGAACAAAAATACTCTGGCCAGATAAGCTTTGGCTACCCATTTATTTACTCTTCCGGGCTCTACAGTTTCACTTCCATTTTCTGCTGCGAATTGTAGATCTTCCGCGATCAAAGTGTAAATGTCATCAGCCTCTGCCTGAGGTATATTTCCTGTTGTAGGTTCAGTAACTAAAGGTACTTTTTCCCAGATTCTCACCATATCGTAGTAGCAATAGGCTCTTAAAAACCTGGCCTGTGCCTCTATACTGTTACGATAAGCGTCATCACCTTCCCAGTTGATCTGATCAATCTTTTGGAGGAGTACATTAATTCTGTAAATCGCCTGATAATAGGCTACCCAGTTAGCATTCAATATGTTGACCTCCCCTGTAGATACTGACAGGTCAAACTCATCAAGTACCCTGAAGTTCAGCCCATCGTTATTACCGGTACCTCCAAAACAGTTGTCAGATAAAACTTCTGATAAAACCGGAAATGCTACGCCTGATGCATACAATTGCTGTACACCATCGTAGCATCCGACAATGGCCAGTTCGGCGTGTTCTTTGGTTTGATAAAAGCTGTCATCGGTCAAAGTAGTTTTGGGCTCAGTATCCAGAAAATCGTCTGTACAGCCCGCATTAAAAACTATGACCATCAATACAAGTAGATATTTATTTAAATTCTTCATAGCTATTCAGGTTGTTAAAAATTCACATTTAAGCCCAACATGTATGTCCTTGGCCTTGGGTAGAAGCCCAGGTCAACTCCTGAAGAACCGGTTTCCAGGCCGTAGCCTACCTCCGGATCCATACCATCATATTTTGTGAAAACATAGGCGTTTTGAACTGTTGCATATAGCCTAAGCTTTGTAAAGAAATTGATCTTCAACAAGTTGGTGAAGTCATATCCCAGTGTAATGTTATTAATCCTAAAGAAATCTCCATCTTGAACAAAAAGATCTGAAAACTGATAGTTTACATTAGTCTCGGTTACACGAGGTGTGCTGTTTGAGGTACCTTCACCGTGCCACCTGTCGAGTATGGCGGTTGTATAATTGGCATAGGTATTTGAATGGTTTCTATAAGATTGTACAATTTGATTTCCTGCTACTCCATAGCCAAGCACTGAAAAATCAAAACCTTTATAATCCAAACCAAATGACAAGCTAAAAGTATAATCAGGATTAGGGTCACCAACCATCGTTTTATCATCATTGTTAATGACACCATTATCATCGCGATCTACATAAATAACATCACCTGGTTGTGCATTTGGTTGTATAAGGTCTCCTTCTGAGCTTCTGTAAGCGTTCACCTGTTCCTCAGTCTGGAAGATACCTGCCGTTTCCCAACCCCAGAAATAACCAATAGGAAAGCCGGTCTCTGCTCTATGGTAAAATTCTCCGGCGTTATCATACAGCATATTTTCAAGACCATGAACAATACCATCACTTGTTGGCACTTCTTTCACCTCATTTTTGTTTTTGGCCCCGGTAACATTTACAAAGTAATTGATATCCCCTATCTGATCTTTCCATGATAAAGTAAGCTCAACTCCGGTATTTTCTACAGTACCGCCGTTGAAGAAAGGAGGCAATGCTCCATCGGTGGCGAACCCTGGTTTTTCCAGAAGCCAGTTTTTTGTGGTCTTTTTATACCAGTCAGCATTCACATCCAGTTTGCCATCAAGCAGAGCCGCATCAAGGCCAATGTTTAACTGCTCAGAGGTCTCCCATTTTACGTCTGTATTAGACAAACGCGATGGATAAGCACCAACAGTATTGCCACCACCATCATAGTCCGCCGAGCCAAAGTAATAATTGGAAGAGCCTACTTCGATAGGTGTTATATATTGAAAAGCAGCGATTGAAGCATTACCAACCTGACCCCAGCTCGCTCTCAATTTCAGGAAGTCAATCTTATTCTCTAAGTTCAGGTTAGACCAGAAGTCCTCTTCGGATATCACCCAACCTGCTGATACAGAAGGAAAGTAACCCCACCTTTTACCATCAGCAAAATTGGCAGATCCGTCAGCCCTGAATGTGGCATTGAGCAGGTACCTATTTTGATAATCATAGGAAACCCTTCCAAAATAGGATAGTAGCTTGTAGGGATCGAACGGGCCTCCGCCTAATGACAGATTAGCCAGATCAGTATTTGTGGCATTATCTATATATGCATGATCAAGGTCTGAAAAATAAAGCTTTGAATTGCTTGCATT
This region of Fulvivirga ulvae genomic DNA includes:
- a CDS encoding glycoside hydrolase family 31 protein, giving the protein MGFLKRYKTMLIVCVGVFGHEIGFAQWQNSGVLNEPPDVSEDFTDVRNTYYLADDLTSFDPNSGKGTIQFKRHNLTTRQAFNNMLVGLSPVEANEFPTTEYAASPEHPFSIEFVSAKALRIRLTSGPQFAKSGESLMLVGGKAPVDKTSWRYAKVAEGHEYTSQFGRIVITEKPWHIYIYDATGKLLTHTVHKNDVKNTYTPVTPFSYVRKAEDYSRSMDAVFNLSPGEKIFGCGESFKAFDKRGQKVTLWTDDANGVQNESMYKPIPFYMSSRGYGVFMHHSSPITCDFGKYFNSANSMMIGDDELDLFVFIGTPKEILDEYTDLTGKAPMPPLWSFGFWMSRITYFSEADGRKVAANLRKHKIPSDVIHFDTGWFGVDWRCDYQFATDRFVDAPKMIKDLNKDGFEICLWQLPYFTPQNTLFKELVENDLVVKDKKGNIPYEDAVLDFSNPETVKWYQNKIGNLLDEGVAVIKVDFGEAAPATGIYKSGKTGFYEHNLFPLRYNKAVADITKEKTGHGFIWARSAWAGSQRYPVHWGGDPATTNSAMASTLRAGLSFGLSGFSFWSHDIGGFVTATPENLYRRWTPFGMLTSHVRSHGEPPTEPWEFGKDFMDAFRLADNMRYQLMPYIYAQAKHSSENGLPMVRALFVEFPDDPGSWLVDDQYLFGSDILVAPLFEDVTSRDVYLPKGDWIDYQTGKTYSGGWHHIDAGKIPVVMLVRDGSVIPHIKLAQSTKEMDWSKLELKVFSKNKGGEAKGYVYLPGKEKLETVTVGKDGKVVNAASYGVSWQISGL
- the galB gene encoding beta-galactosidase GalB, coding for MNHLHKILSVCLLALAVVSCQKANQTRITQNFNDSWHFTLADSAMDASTIGYDHTSWRKLYVPHDWSIEGEFSREHPATEGGGALPGGIGWYRKVFKLDEATKGKKVYLRFDGIYMNSEVWINGHYLGKRPFGYISFEYDLTPHLNYGEEPNTVAVKVDNSKQPNSRWYSGSGIYRNTWLVITNPIHVSQWGTYVKVPEITKERALVKVQTTVLNTTGEPAKASVHTSIKDKDNKIVAEASSPLELSESEAVLDQEIIISTPELWSLNDPNLYTILTEISLNGEKVDTYTTPLGIRSFSFDQHKGFALNGEQVKIKGVCLHHDLGCLGTAVNTRAIERQLEIMKEMGVNAIRTSHNPPTPELLDLCDQMGLLVMDETFDMWSMKKSEYDYSVYWDEWHVRDLTDHIKRDRNHPSVFVWSIGNEITDQWHPVGDSLARELTQIVRSLDDRPITSAMNPPNKGNTIALSGTLDLIGYNYAHDKYESHNNEYPSTPFIATETTSALATRGYYDQKSDTTKRWPIQWDKLFVEGNPGNTVSAYDQVSTPWGSTHEETWKIIKKHDFLSGMFIWTGFDYLGEPTPYAWPSRSSYFGIVDLAGFPKDSYYMYQSEWSDNDVLHVFPHWNWEGRDSVDVWAYYNHADEVELFLNGKSLGTKSKKGEDLHVMWRVAYAPGVLKAVSRKSGEPVLEKTVITADEPIAVKLSPDRSEISADGKDLSFITVEILDKDNTPVPVGANEIHFSVEGPGKIVGVDNGDPTSHLSLKGDKMQMFNGKCLVVIQADRKAGEIIVRAASDGLKSGEIVIKSL
- a CDS encoding cellulase family glycosylhydrolase, coding for MEKRRMKYLAHLGGLLIILCGITLPLSSCGDDEGEVIEKTEAELAASPVILDFDAEGGSKELQITSNVVWKFDYNVDLWSRPNIHTSKGNVTVQVTADANETTAARSMILKLASEGADTIQITVNQAAGTIDEEPVEPELPDYIDPDNTDMRDLTSVQLTELMGVGWNVGNSLEAISNNGGGELSGNETSWGNPVVTKTLIDSVKAAGFNTIRIPVSWSHMFDDPATYKISYEWKLRVEEVVNYALDNDMFVMINIHWDGGWMDHTTYDQQDAINERIGIMWKQIAKFFRNYDDRLLFAGTNEVHEDGNFNEPTTEYAEVQNSFNQTFVNTVRATGGRNTYRHIIVQTYVTNISYGVDHMVIPTDDTDDRLMVEVHFYDPYELALQETDQVSLWGVANSGSAAHAGWGDEAWVDEQFGKMKTNFVDNGYGVILGEFGSILKTNPINSNYEEHVASRNYYLNYVTSAALSNGMVPVYWDNGHTGNYGYGLFNRNSGVTVHADAVEAIVSALGE
- a CDS encoding RagB/SusD family nutrient uptake outer membrane protein gives rise to the protein MKNLNKYLLVLMVIVFNAGCTDDFLDTEPKTTLTDDSFYQTKEHAELAIVGCYDGVQQLYASGVAFPVLSEVLSDNCFGGTGNNDGLNFRVLDEFDLSVSTGEVNILNANWVAYYQAIYRINVLLQKIDQINWEGDDAYRNSIEAQARFLRAYCYYDMVRIWEKVPLVTEPTTGNIPQAEADDIYTLIAEDLQFAAENGSETVEPGRVNKWVAKAYLARVFLFYTGYYGSSDLVGVVSKAQALQGLEDVIAKGSYSLIEDFKNLWPAASSAPEGEGLTTTYAGKDNAETVFAIKYNITSDYDGNTDGNHWLVLLGFRSQYFSPYGSGWGACTVSPDLYMTYDDEDVRKEASIIAIEEEGLDFDNEDQREYTGYTGKKYIPLANPDGTDVAVANGALNFQIGQYQDYVVIRYADVLLMAAELGSASAQSYFDEVRDRAGLTSLPATFNNIMKERRLEFALEGIRYWDLLRQGVNVAAEAIAEETTVMNGGVPADKSILAANVIDTRGFQMIPQNQVTRSSGVLIQNSGWE